A window from bacterium encodes these proteins:
- a CDS encoding DEAD/DEAH box helicase family protein: MWINFKDYQENAVVDLKRESNKLLDAEGDKVLIFKAPTGSGKTLMAAEFLKRLIDSRIDGKRFSFVWIAVNKLHDQSREKLAKYYDHYAVGLKCSRYEDLEDKKIAENEILFLNGASINKKGNIYVRANERDNNLTSVIARTKNEGRIVVLIIDESHHTAKSENSKDLIREIGPKLTLEVSATPQLNNANRIVEVELKAVKDEGMIKKEIAINPGFEHYVLDPKKSDKTADELVLESALKKRAELQKKYEAQGSGVNPLLLIQIPDAKAGVADKKDEVVAMLSKYGITTKNGRLAIYLSEKDNKINLANIEKNENEVQVMIFKQAIALGWDCPRAAILVLFRQWREENMTFSIQTLGRIMRMPELKHYEDQDLNIGYVFTSLPDIEVAEDISRDYITVYEGKRRPDYKSIDLESWHSKRFREETRLSSDFVPVFLEAAIKLSTKKRISTKHSIVDTKLVASGRIIDVDKVAKNLDKEGTLDIPKNEVELQNAFDLFVRNNLAPFAPEQRSIARIKTSLYKLFDVYRDEDEWPKIQAMVLAKENRQPIIDTINLAKEKYLEVVGSGKRELVMNDKPWNVPSIINYNLDFKKKDYKKSIIQPYYGKTRGSQSSLLDGYTEESAIEQDFIELLENSKNKVAWWFRNGSQDGSYFAVPYIENGQSHAFYVDFIVLMKDGRVGLFDTKAGITAETAGSRAEGLADYVAAQNKKGKKLWGGIVVYDKKSWRYHPGKGYSFDQKNLKGWEFLDFS, encoded by the coding sequence ATGTGGATTAATTTCAAGGATTATCAAGAAAATGCTGTTGTCGATCTAAAGCGCGAATCGAACAAACTACTCGACGCTGAAGGAGACAAAGTACTTATATTCAAAGCCCCTACGGGCTCCGGAAAGACGCTGATGGCGGCGGAGTTTTTGAAGCGCCTCATTGATTCACGTATCGACGGCAAGAGATTCTCGTTCGTCTGGATTGCGGTAAACAAGCTCCATGACCAGAGCCGTGAGAAGCTCGCAAAATACTACGACCACTACGCTGTCGGCTTGAAGTGTTCGCGCTACGAGGATTTGGAGGACAAGAAGATCGCCGAAAACGAGATCCTGTTCCTGAACGGGGCCAGCATCAACAAGAAGGGCAACATATACGTGCGCGCCAATGAGCGCGACAACAATCTCACATCCGTTATTGCTCGTACAAAGAACGAGGGGCGCATTGTCGTGCTGATCATCGACGAAAGTCACCATACAGCTAAGAGCGAGAACTCGAAGGATTTGATCCGCGAGATTGGTCCCAAGCTCACACTCGAAGTATCGGCGACGCCTCAACTTAACAACGCGAACCGTATTGTCGAGGTCGAGCTCAAGGCGGTAAAAGACGAGGGTATGATTAAGAAGGAAATCGCGATCAATCCTGGCTTCGAACACTATGTTCTCGATCCGAAAAAGAGCGATAAGACCGCAGATGAACTCGTGCTCGAGAGTGCTCTCAAGAAACGTGCGGAGCTTCAGAAAAAATACGAGGCCCAGGGCTCCGGCGTGAATCCTCTCCTGCTGATTCAGATACCGGATGCGAAAGCTGGTGTTGCGGATAAGAAGGACGAGGTCGTAGCGATGCTTTCCAAGTATGGCATTACCACAAAGAACGGCCGTCTCGCGATCTATCTCTCTGAGAAGGATAACAAGATCAACCTCGCTAACATTGAGAAGAACGAGAACGAGGTGCAAGTTATGATTTTCAAACAGGCCATCGCGCTTGGATGGGACTGCCCGCGTGCGGCAATACTCGTATTGTTCCGTCAGTGGCGCGAGGAGAATATGACGTTTTCTATACAAACACTGGGTCGTATCATGCGCATGCCAGAGCTCAAGCACTATGAGGATCAGGATTTGAACATCGGCTATGTGTTTACGAGTTTGCCGGACATCGAAGTCGCCGAGGACATATCGCGTGACTACATCACTGTGTATGAAGGCAAGCGCCGGCCGGACTATAAGTCCATCGACCTCGAATCATGGCACTCAAAACGCTTCCGTGAGGAGACACGACTTTCATCCGATTTCGTCCCAGTATTTCTCGAAGCCGCAATCAAACTCAGCACAAAAAAGCGGATTTCAACAAAGCACAGTATTGTAGATACAAAACTGGTCGCAAGCGGCAGAATAATTGATGTCGATAAAGTCGCAAAGAACTTAGATAAAGAAGGGACACTCGATATACCCAAGAACGAGGTTGAGTTACAGAATGCTTTCGACCTGTTTGTGCGCAACAATCTCGCGCCTTTTGCCCCAGAGCAACGTTCAATCGCTCGCATCAAGACCTCCCTCTATAAGCTCTTCGACGTCTATCGCGACGAGGATGAGTGGCCGAAAATACAGGCGATGGTGCTGGCCAAAGAGAACCGTCAGCCGATTATCGATACCATCAACTTAGCGAAGGAGAAGTATCTAGAAGTTGTTGGGTCCGGCAAGAGAGAGCTGGTGATGAATGACAAACCATGGAATGTACCGTCGATCATAAACTACAATCTCGACTTCAAGAAAAAGGATTACAAGAAATCCATCATTCAGCCCTACTACGGTAAGACCCGGGGCAGCCAAAGCTCGTTGCTTGACGGCTATACAGAGGAGAGTGCAATCGAGCAGGATTTTATCGAACTACTTGAGAATTCAAAGAACAAGGTCGCGTGGTGGTTCCGGAATGGCTCGCAAGATGGCTCCTACTTCGCGGTCCCTTACATCGAGAATGGACAGAGTCACGCTTTCTACGTTGACTTCATCGTACTTATGAAGGACGGCAGGGTCGGTCTTTTTGACACTAAAGCTGGCATCACTGCGGAGACAGCTGGATCGCGTGCCGAAGGCCTCGCGGATTACGTTGCCGCACAAAATAAGAAAGGCAAAAAACTGTGGGGTGGCATTGTTGTCTATGACAAGAAAAGCTGGAGGTATCACCCGGGTAAGGGATACTCATTCGACCAAAAGAACTTAAAAGGGTGGGAATTTCTCGACTTTTCCTAA
- a CDS encoding Mur ligase family protein yields the protein MLSIFKKIIVFFLTLESRLIILKYKPKIIAVTGSVGKTSTKDAVYNVLSGAFFVRKSAKSFNSEIGVPLTIIGVENGWRNPLTWGKNLISGLALILFPSHYPKWLVLEVGADRPGDIRKISHWLHPDIVVLTRFSDVPVHVEFFDSPEDVTKEKGHLVRALKGDGVLVYSEDDKHALSLRHSFAGSTLPYGFADGNVVLGAHDEPIYEKEGKEKIPVGMTFKVDHRGVSIPIRVPGVLGRQHIYPVLAAIAVGISQGLPILKSAQAVSSGQFPPGRMHIVSGMADTVIIDDTYNSSPVAVHEALATLARLDISGRKIAVLGDMMELGKYSIEEHRNAGKYSAEVADLLITVGMRSHFIETGALKKKMGKRKLAHFEDSIQAGEYIKSIIEPGDIVLVKGSQSMRMERVVEAIMANPDQKEKLLVRQDEEWRKR from the coding sequence ATGCTTTCCATTTTCAAAAAAATCATAGTATTCTTTCTTACGCTTGAGTCCCGTCTCATCATTCTCAAATATAAGCCGAAGATAATTGCCGTTACGGGAAGCGTGGGGAAAACCTCGACTAAAGACGCCGTCTACAACGTTTTATCCGGCGCATTTTTTGTTCGAAAAAGCGCAAAAAGTTTCAATAGCGAAATCGGCGTTCCGTTGACGATTATCGGTGTTGAGAACGGCTGGCGAAACCCGCTCACGTGGGGAAAAAATCTCATATCGGGGCTCGCGCTTATTCTGTTTCCCAGCCATTATCCCAAATGGCTTGTGCTTGAAGTCGGCGCCGACAGGCCGGGCGACATAAGAAAAATATCACATTGGCTTCATCCCGATATCGTCGTCCTGACGCGTTTCAGCGACGTGCCCGTTCATGTCGAGTTTTTTGATTCTCCCGAAGATGTAACGAAAGAAAAAGGCCATCTGGTGCGCGCGCTTAAAGGAGACGGCGTTTTGGTGTACAGCGAAGATGATAAACATGCTCTTTCATTGAGGCATTCTTTTGCAGGAAGCACGCTTCCATACGGTTTTGCGGACGGCAACGTGGTGTTGGGGGCTCATGACGAACCGATATATGAAAAAGAAGGAAAAGAAAAAATCCCAGTCGGCATGACGTTTAAAGTCGACCATAGGGGAGTAAGCATTCCCATCCGTGTTCCCGGTGTCTTGGGCCGTCAGCATATCTATCCCGTGCTTGCCGCGATTGCGGTGGGAATCTCGCAAGGCTTGCCGATTCTTAAATCCGCGCAGGCTGTCTCTTCGGGACAATTTCCTCCGGGAAGAATGCACATCGTTTCGGGAATGGCGGATACCGTTATTATTGACGATACGTACAACTCTTCTCCCGTTGCCGTGCATGAAGCTTTGGCGACTCTTGCCCGCCTTGATATTTCCGGAAGAAAAATCGCAGTTTTGGGAGACATGATGGAATTGGGAAAATACTCGATTGAAGAACACAGAAATGCGGGCAAATACTCCGCCGAAGTGGCGGACCTGCTTATTACGGTGGGTATGCGCTCGCACTTCATTGAAACGGGGGCGCTCAAGAAAAAAATGGGGAAGCGAAAACTGGCTCATTTTGAAGATTCTATTCAAGCGGGGGAATATATAAAAAGCATTATTGAACCGGGAGACATCGTTCTCGTTAAGGGTTCACAATCCATGCGGATGGAAAGGGTAGTGGAAGCCATCATGGCCAACCCCGACCAAAAAGAAAAACTTCTTGTGAGACAGGATGAGGAGTGGAGAAAACGTTAA
- a CDS encoding penicillin-binding protein 2, giving the protein MKAFPGRLRFLSVIFLLFSLLLLSRLYFVQVVSGEEYRLKADKQYVRQDVNLFNRGTIYFETKDGGPEPMAFVRSGFTVAINPSILADAQSAYVQISSAIALDRDAFLAKAAKKEDPYEEIAKRVDETTAKKIEALKISGVNIYTEKWRFYPAESLASHLIGFLGYKDDTLAGRYGLERYYEDTLARESGGLYINFFAEIFSNLKENIAGEAKHEGNIVATIEPTVQSFLERELKKIDETWNSDEVGGIIINPKTGEIYAMGAYPTFNLNTFQNEEDPHVFSNPLVENVYEMGSIIKPLTVAAALDTGAITASTTYDDKGYLILNNARISNFDGKGRGIVDMQEVLNQSLNTGAAFAMFKMGKEAFVNYMKAYKVGDETGIDLPNETYGLIDNLDSGRDIELATAAYGQGIAFTPIATVRALSALGNGGLLINPHLVKKINYKNGLSKTIAIDRGERVLKQETSEEITRMLVRVVDEALLGGTVKLPHYSVAAKTGTAQVVGTGGGGYQEGKYLHSFFGYFPAYDPEFLVFLFTMDPKGVRYASETLTHPFIDITKFLINYYEVPFDR; this is encoded by the coding sequence ATGAAGGCATTTCCCGGTCGTTTGAGATTTCTCTCCGTCATCTTTTTGCTTTTTTCGTTGTTGCTTCTTTCGAGGCTCTATTTTGTGCAGGTGGTTTCGGGTGAAGAGTACCGCCTTAAGGCTGACAAGCAATATGTCCGTCAGGACGTAAACCTTTTCAACAGAGGAACCATTTATTTTGAAACAAAGGACGGTGGCCCCGAACCAATGGCATTTGTTCGTTCTGGTTTTACGGTTGCCATAAACCCGAGCATCCTTGCCGACGCGCAGTCCGCATACGTCCAAATTTCTTCAGCCATTGCTCTTGACCGTGACGCTTTTCTCGCGAAAGCCGCGAAAAAAGAAGACCCGTACGAAGAAATCGCCAAACGCGTTGACGAAACCACGGCAAAAAAAATCGAAGCCCTTAAAATTTCCGGCGTAAATATTTATACGGAAAAATGGAGATTTTATCCCGCCGAAAGTCTCGCTTCCCACCTTATCGGATTTTTGGGATACAAAGACGATACACTTGCCGGCCGTTACGGTCTTGAACGGTATTATGAAGACACGCTCGCGCGCGAAAGCGGTGGATTGTACATCAATTTCTTCGCAGAAATTTTTTCAAACCTTAAAGAAAACATAGCAGGTGAAGCGAAGCACGAAGGAAACATCGTCGCGACCATCGAACCGACGGTGCAGTCGTTTTTGGAACGGGAACTCAAGAAAATCGATGAAACGTGGAATTCGGATGAAGTGGGGGGGATTATTATCAATCCGAAAACCGGTGAAATCTATGCTATGGGAGCGTACCCGACATTTAATCTCAATACCTTTCAAAACGAAGAAGACCCGCACGTCTTTTCAAACCCGCTTGTTGAGAACGTGTACGAAATGGGTTCCATCATAAAACCTCTCACGGTTGCCGCGGCTCTTGATACGGGTGCTATCACCGCAAGTACGACATACGACGACAAAGGCTACCTTATCCTCAACAATGCGCGCATTTCAAACTTTGACGGAAAGGGAAGAGGGATTGTCGATATGCAAGAGGTGCTCAATCAGTCTCTCAACACGGGTGCCGCTTTCGCCATGTTTAAAATGGGCAAAGAAGCATTTGTAAATTATATGAAAGCGTACAAAGTCGGGGACGAAACCGGCATCGACCTTCCCAATGAAACGTACGGTCTCATCGACAACCTTGACAGCGGACGCGACATCGAGCTTGCCACCGCCGCCTACGGACAGGGAATCGCCTTTACGCCCATAGCCACCGTCAGAGCCCTTTCGGCTCTCGGAAACGGGGGTCTTCTGATTAACCCGCATCTCGTAAAAAAAATAAACTATAAAAACGGACTTTCCAAAACAATCGCCATTGACCGCGGAGAGCGCGTCTTGAAACAGGAAACATCGGAAGAAATTACGCGGATGCTCGTCCGTGTCGTCGACGAAGCCCTTTTGGGTGGTACCGTCAAATTGCCCCACTATAGTGTCGCGGCAAAAACGGGTACGGCGCAGGTTGTCGGAACCGGAGGAGGGGGGTATCAAGAAGGGAAATACCTCCACTCGTTTTTCGGCTACTTTCCCGCCTATGACCCCGAATTTCTCGTTTTCCTCTTTACAATGGACCCGAAAGGAGTACGATACGCTTCTGAAACACTGACGCACCCGTTTATCGATATAACGAAATTTCTGATAAATTATTATGAGGTGCCATTTGACCGCTAA
- the rsmH gene encoding 16S rRNA (cytosine(1402)-N(4))-methyltransferase RsmH, whose protein sequence is MSHVSVLLQEVVAGLLPKEGSVFLDATVGNGGHGASVAALLGSKGTYVGIDRDADRLEEAKKSLGTAKCRVILKQANFRNLDTVLDEAGIKEAHSILFDLGLNSEQLEVSGRGFSFQKDEPLLMTFEKEITPETTTAFSIINGWSKEDLEWLLYEYGEESFGRRIASAIVEQRNKKPIGTTAELVDVIKKATPSWYATRRIHPATKTFQALRMAVNDEVGALKEGLTKGFARLADKGRMGVISFHSGEDRTVKTFFREREKEETASLVNKKVITADFKEVKDNPRARSAKLRIIEKTI, encoded by the coding sequence ATGTCCCACGTCAGTGTTCTTTTACAAGAAGTTGTCGCAGGACTTCTTCCCAAAGAAGGAAGCGTCTTTCTCGATGCAACGGTAGGGAACGGAGGGCACGGTGCCTCAGTCGCGGCACTCCTGGGTTCCAAAGGGACATATGTCGGAATCGACAGAGACGCCGACAGACTTGAGGAAGCAAAAAAAAGTCTTGGGACAGCGAAGTGTCGCGTGATTTTAAAACAGGCGAATTTCAGGAATCTTGATACGGTTCTTGACGAAGCCGGCATAAAAGAAGCGCACTCGATACTCTTTGACCTCGGTCTTAATTCCGAACAACTGGAAGTAAGCGGTCGGGGATTTTCTTTTCAGAAAGACGAACCGCTTTTGATGACCTTTGAAAAAGAAATCACTCCCGAGACCACTACCGCGTTTTCAATAATAAACGGATGGAGCAAAGAGGACCTCGAATGGCTTCTGTACGAGTACGGAGAAGAAAGTTTCGGACGACGCATCGCTTCGGCAATCGTGGAGCAGAGAAACAAGAAACCCATCGGAACAACCGCCGAACTTGTCGATGTCATTAAGAAAGCCACTCCGTCATGGTATGCAACCCGCCGCATTCATCCCGCCACAAAAACTTTTCAGGCGCTCCGAATGGCGGTTAATGATGAAGTCGGCGCATTGAAAGAAGGGCTAACAAAAGGTTTTGCACGGCTTGCCGACAAAGGGCGAATGGGAGTCATATCTTTTCACAGCGGCGAAGACAGAACGGTAAAGACTTTTTTTCGGGAAAGAGAAAAAGAAGAGACGGCTTCGTTAGTCAATAAAAAAGTCATCACGGCGGATTTTAAGGAAGTAAAGGACAATCCCCGTGCCAGAAGCGCCAAGCTTCGAATCATTGAAAAAACAATATGA
- the mraZ gene encoding division/cell wall cluster transcriptional repressor MraZ: MLIGEYTHTIDDKSRVSLPSKFRKEVGKTVVITHGLDNCLFLYPIGEWKTISEKLGALAMGQADARGFNRFMLAGAVEAGVDSIGRILIPDFLREFAQLTGKVVFAGVHNRIEIWDEKRWTEYKKRIEKQADLLAEKLGEIGAF; encoded by the coding sequence ATGTTAATTGGAGAATACACACACACGATTGATGACAAGAGCCGCGTTTCCCTTCCTTCGAAATTTCGAAAGGAAGTAGGCAAAACGGTCGTTATCACCCACGGACTCGATAATTGTCTCTTTCTGTATCCTATCGGTGAGTGGAAAACAATTTCCGAAAAGCTCGGAGCACTCGCGATGGGGCAGGCGGACGCAAGAGGCTTCAATCGCTTCATGCTCGCCGGTGCGGTGGAGGCGGGTGTCGATTCTATCGGCAGGATTCTCATTCCGGATTTCTTGAGAGAGTTCGCTCAGCTGACGGGCAAGGTAGTGTTTGCTGGCGTTCACAACAGGATAGAAATCTGGGACGAGAAACGATGGACGGAATACAAGAAACGGATCGAGAAGCAGGCCGATCTTCTCGCCGAGAAATTGGGAGAAATAGGAGCCTTTTAG
- the lysS gene encoding lysine--tRNA ligase: protein MSTDETRSERLKKIEILKEHGIDPHPAESFRTHENANFLEVFSTLFSSQEQVTLAGRIMSFRDQGGIIFIDLFDGSARVQALVKKDDIGEEQFKLFVETINTGDFVEITGGAFTTKRGVNSLSGKSWRLLSKSLNQIPDEWFGIKDEEGRYRKRYLDILLNQKTTEIIKKRSVFWNAVRSFMLKRGFIEVETPILETKTGGAEARPFVTHHNALDIDVYLRISPELWHKKLIIGGIPKIFEIGRVFRNEGMSYEHAQDYTHFEFYEAYQDARKGIPMVIELYKQVAKETFNTLKFKIGEFDIDLGDEWIWQDFNALMQEQYGFDPRKADRKVVCGLLDKEKIKYEENIDIGRGIDLLWKKIRKTIKGPVILTGFPIYLEPLAKKSVKDPSVVDRFQIILAGSEVGKAFNELNDPIDQRERFENQQKLRDAGDNEAHMADFEYVEAMEYGMPPTFGFGLSERLFSFLSGESIRESQIFPLMRPKD, encoded by the coding sequence ATGTCTACTGACGAAACTCGGTCCGAAAGGCTGAAAAAGATAGAAATTTTAAAAGAACACGGGATTGACCCTCATCCCGCTGAATCTTTTCGGACGCATGAAAATGCCAATTTTCTGGAAGTTTTTAGTACGCTTTTTTCTTCGCAAGAACAGGTAACTCTTGCCGGACGCATTATGTCGTTTAGGGACCAAGGGGGAATTATTTTTATTGACCTCTTTGACGGTTCTGCCCGCGTGCAAGCATTGGTAAAAAAAGACGATATTGGCGAAGAACAATTCAAGTTATTTGTAGAAACCATCAATACCGGCGATTTTGTGGAAATTACCGGAGGAGCGTTCACCACCAAGAGGGGAGTCAATTCGTTATCGGGAAAATCATGGAGACTGCTTTCAAAGAGCTTAAATCAAATTCCTGATGAGTGGTTTGGTATCAAAGATGAAGAGGGGCGGTACCGAAAACGATATCTCGACATTTTACTTAATCAGAAAACGACCGAAATCATAAAAAAACGCTCGGTATTTTGGAACGCTGTCCGTTCTTTTATGCTTAAACGCGGTTTTATCGAAGTTGAAACTCCTATTTTAGAAACCAAAACGGGAGGTGCCGAGGCACGACCTTTTGTTACTCACCACAACGCACTGGATATAGACGTGTATCTGCGTATTTCGCCTGAGTTGTGGCACAAAAAATTGATTATCGGCGGTATTCCCAAAATATTTGAAATCGGGAGGGTGTTTAGAAACGAAGGAATGTCGTATGAACATGCCCAAGATTATACGCATTTTGAATTTTACGAAGCATACCAGGACGCACGCAAGGGCATTCCTATGGTTATTGAACTGTATAAGCAGGTTGCAAAAGAAACATTCAATACGCTCAAATTCAAAATAGGCGAATTTGATATTGACCTTGGAGATGAATGGATTTGGCAGGATTTCAATGCGCTCATGCAGGAACAATATGGTTTTGATCCAAGAAAGGCCGATAGAAAAGTTGTGTGCGGTCTTCTGGATAAGGAAAAAATAAAATATGAAGAAAATATTGATATAGGGCGGGGCATTGACCTTCTTTGGAAAAAAATCAGGAAGACCATAAAAGGACCTGTTATTCTCACCGGGTTTCCGATATATCTTGAACCTCTTGCGAAAAAATCCGTTAAAGACCCGAGTGTCGTTGACCGTTTCCAAATTATTTTAGCCGGAAGCGAAGTGGGAAAGGCGTTTAATGAACTGAATGACCCTATCGACCAGCGGGAACGTTTCGAAAATCAGCAGAAACTCCGTGACGCCGGTGATAATGAGGCGCATATGGCCGATTTTGAATATGTGGAGGCGATGGAATATGGAATGCCGCCGACTTTCGGTTTCGGTCTTTCAGAAAGACTTTTCAGTTTCTTGTCGGGTGAAAGCATTCGGGAATCTCAAATCTTTCCTCTAATGAGACCGAAAGATTAA